A segment of the candidate division WOR-3 bacterium genome:
GATTTTGCACCCTTTGAATTCATCCAGGCTGATGTCAAAGAAGTCATTGATGGCGATACCCTGCCCACCGAGGTTTATACCCATTTTTTGACCTTAGCAAAACAGGGTGTGCCCTTGTATCAATTTACCGCCCTTGATGTACGAACCCGGCTGCGATTTCTCGCCTATGGTCAACAGAAAAGCTTTTGTAATGGCTGGACCTTTATCGTTTTGGTTATGCACTGGCTGCGGGCGTTCGGGATTAAGCATAAAACCATGATTCAAACGGATTGGGGTGATGAATTTGGTGGTGATGAAGGCAAGAAAATTGAGAAAATGAACCAGCTGTTAGCTGGTTTGAATGCAGAAATTACCCGCCTCCACAAGGGTCGCAAAGAAGAAAATGGTCATGTGGAACGCAGTCACAAAACCGATGACGAAGAATTGTATATCCCCCTGGGATTGGAAATTAAAGATACTAATTCGCTGTTCTTGATCGCCTATAGCTGGGTTAGATACTACAATACAAAACGCGAACATGCCGGCGACAATCTTGACGGCAAGATTCCGATTGAGTATGCTAAAGAAGTTATGCCTGAGCTTAATTCTAATATCGCACTATTCCCACCTGTAATTTTAGACAACCTCAGTTGCAGTTCTTACTGGCAAAGTGGTAAGGAGGTGTGTGAACGCTACAAAAATCTTTATGTTTTTATTATGTTGTGCGATAAATCGCACCGCTACAATATCGCAAACCTGAAGGTTTGCCCTACGATTATTTTATTACTTCACCCTCACCTTTATCCTCTCCCTTCAAGGGAGAGGAGATTATTGGGGGAGTCCTCCCTTTAAGGGAGAGAAGTTTTCAGTAGAATGTAGCGGTCGGATTTATCAGACGAAAAAATAAATTTTGGCACCATGTTTTTATGTTCCATTATTGCGGAGCGTTCAAACAAATTTTACAAAATCTGCGGTAAGTTGGGGGGAGTAAAAAAGCCCCTCGGTTACGAGGGGCTTTAAAGTTAATTTATTTTTTACTTGAAACGCTCTTTTAGTTTATTTAATACCTGTGGTA
Coding sequences within it:
- a CDS encoding helix-turn-helix domain-containing protein, with amino-acid sequence MVSIEYRELMRLDAVVARKKLVEIYYLQANRNISKTARLCGLSRHTVRKHLYRFFAEGESGLKNRSCRPHSFYRKTPDAVEQLVLEVFNKTNYGFRRIAKLLRRRHGIKLSYGTIGKILKRHHQYKPKIKITIRKTGRRYYNHLDFAPFEFIQADVKEVIDGDTLPTEVYTHFLTLAKQGVPLYQFTALDVRTRLRFLAYGQQKSFCNGWTFIVLVMHWLRAFGIKHKTMIQTDWGDEFGGDEGKKIEKMNQLLAGLNAEITRLHKGRKEENGHVERSHKTDDEELYIPLGLEIKDTNSLFLIAYSWVRYYNTKREHAGDNLDGKIPIEYAKEVMPELNSNIALFPPVILDNLSCSSYWQSGKEVCERYKNLYVFIMLCDKSHRYNIANLKVCPTIILLLHPHLYPLPSRERRLLGESSL